A window of the Listeria swaminathanii genome harbors these coding sequences:
- a CDS encoding DUF896 domain-containing protein, producing MLEKAKIDRINELSKKKKAGTLTAAEKVEQDKLRKEYIKSFRTHMKGTIENTTIIDPNGKDVTPHKVKQLRKNKDQ from the coding sequence ATGCTAGAAAAAGCTAAAATAGATCGTATCAATGAACTTTCTAAAAAGAAAAAAGCAGGCACTTTAACAGCAGCTGAGAAAGTAGAACAAGACAAATTACGAAAAGAATACATTAAGTCCTTTCGCACGCATATGAAAGGAACAATCGAAAATACAACAATCATTGATCCGAATGGAAAAGATGTAACGCCGCATAAAGTAAAACAACTTAGAAAAAACAAAGACCAATAA
- the tkt gene encoding transketolase, with product MFDNTDSLAVNTIRTLSMDAIQKANSGHPGLPMGAAPMAYALWSRVLNTNPKNSHWFNRDRFVLSAGHGSMLLYSLLHLSGFKLELEDLKNFRQWDSKTPGHPEYRYTDGVDATTGPLGQGIAMAVGMAMAERHLEAKYNKDGFPVVDHYTYALCGDGDLMEGVASEAASYAGHQQLGRLVVLYDSNDISLDGDLDKSFSENVKQRFEAYGWEHLLVKDGNDTAEILAAIEKAKQNTSQPTMIEVKTVIGFGAPNEGTSKVHGAPLGEEGISAAKKAYGWNYEEKFFVPEEVTDRFKETIGERGEKAETAWNELFASYKAKYPELAQQLEDSLNNKLPADWDADLPVYDDSKALASRASSGEVINALAGRVPTIFGGSADLAGSNNTTIKTDGEFTKATPAERNIWFGVREFAMGAALNGMALHGGLQVYGGTFFVFSDYVRAAIRLSAIQHLPVTYVMTHDSIAVGEDGPTHEPIEQLASLRAMPGLSVIRPADGNEVVEAWKLAITSTSTPHVLVLTRQGLPTLPNSAKLTAEGVKKGAYVISPAKGDVPDAIILASGSEVNLAVEAQKELQAQGTDVSVVSVPSFDLFEQQSAEYKESVLPNAVRKRVAVEMGASFGWERYVGLDGKVIGIDKFGASAPGETVIKNYGFTVENVVNTVKSL from the coding sequence TTGTTCGATAACACAGATAGTTTAGCAGTCAATACAATTCGTACTTTATCAATGGACGCAATTCAAAAAGCAAATTCTGGTCATCCAGGTTTACCAATGGGAGCGGCACCAATGGCTTATGCACTTTGGTCACGCGTATTAAATACTAATCCAAAGAATTCACATTGGTTCAACCGAGATCGTTTTGTGCTTTCTGCTGGACATGGTTCGATGCTTTTATATAGTTTATTACATCTAAGTGGCTTTAAATTAGAATTAGAAGACTTAAAAAACTTCCGTCAATGGGATAGTAAAACTCCTGGTCACCCGGAATATCGTTATACTGATGGTGTAGATGCAACTACTGGTCCACTTGGTCAAGGTATTGCGATGGCTGTTGGTATGGCTATGGCAGAAAGACATTTGGAAGCAAAATATAACAAAGATGGTTTCCCAGTGGTGGATCATTATACTTATGCATTATGTGGAGATGGCGATTTAATGGAAGGTGTTGCTTCTGAAGCAGCTTCTTATGCAGGCCATCAACAATTAGGAAGATTAGTTGTTTTATATGATTCCAATGATATTTCTCTTGATGGTGATTTAGATAAATCTTTCTCTGAAAATGTAAAACAACGCTTTGAAGCTTATGGTTGGGAACATTTATTAGTAAAAGACGGTAACGATACAGCTGAAATTTTAGCTGCGATCGAAAAAGCAAAACAAAATACTTCTCAACCTACAATGATTGAAGTGAAAACAGTTATTGGATTTGGCGCTCCAAATGAAGGTACTAGTAAAGTTCATGGTGCTCCACTTGGCGAAGAAGGCATTTCAGCAGCTAAAAAAGCTTATGGCTGGAACTATGAAGAAAAATTCTTTGTTCCTGAAGAAGTTACTGATCGCTTTAAAGAAACAATCGGTGAACGTGGCGAAAAAGCGGAAACTGCTTGGAATGAACTTTTTGCTTCGTATAAAGCGAAATACCCAGAACTTGCACAACAATTAGAAGATAGCTTAAACAATAAGTTACCAGCTGATTGGGATGCAGATTTACCAGTTTATGATGATTCCAAAGCGCTTGCTAGCCGTGCTTCAAGTGGGGAAGTTATCAATGCATTAGCAGGAAGAGTTCCAACAATTTTTGGTGGATCAGCTGACCTTGCTGGCTCGAACAATACAACTATTAAAACAGACGGCGAATTTACAAAAGCAACTCCAGCTGAAAGAAACATTTGGTTTGGTGTGCGTGAATTTGCAATGGGTGCTGCATTAAACGGTATGGCTCTTCACGGCGGATTACAAGTATACGGCGGAACATTCTTCGTATTCTCTGATTACGTTCGTGCGGCGATTCGTTTATCCGCTATCCAACATTTACCTGTAACATACGTTATGACTCATGACAGTATCGCAGTTGGGGAAGATGGCCCAACACATGAGCCAATCGAACAACTTGCAAGCTTACGTGCAATGCCAGGACTTTCTGTTATCCGTCCGGCTGATGGAAATGAAGTAGTAGAAGCTTGGAAACTAGCAATCACATCTACATCCACTCCGCACGTGCTTGTACTTACTCGTCAAGGTTTACCAACGTTACCAAATTCTGCTAAATTAACTGCAGAAGGCGTTAAAAAAGGTGCTTATGTAATTTCTCCAGCGAAAGGTGATGTGCCAGATGCAATTATTCTTGCAAGTGGTTCTGAAGTTAACTTAGCTGTTGAAGCTCAAAAAGAACTGCAAGCACAAGGAACAGATGTATCGGTTGTAAGTGTGCCATCATTTGATCTATTTGAACAACAATCTGCAGAATACAAAGAAAGTGTTTTACCAAATGCTGTTAGAAAACGTGTAGCAGTAGAAATGGGAGCTAGCTTTGGATGGGAACGCTATGTTGGCTTAGATGGGAAAGTCATTGGAATCGACAAATTTGGTGCTTCTGCTCCAGGTGAAACAGTGATTAAGAATTATGGCTTTACTGTAGAGAACGTTGTTAATACAGTAAAATCACTTTAA
- a CDS encoding YneF family protein: protein MWIYILVGIICLLAGLAGGFFIARRYMMSYLKNNPPINEQMLQMMMAQMGQKPSQKKINQMMSAMNKQQEKEKPKKAKK from the coding sequence ATGTGGATTTACATTCTTGTCGGCATTATTTGTTTACTAGCTGGTCTTGCGGGAGGATTCTTTATTGCAAGACGTTACATGATGAGCTATTTAAAAAACAATCCGCCAATTAACGAACAAATGTTACAAATGATGATGGCGCAAATGGGTCAAAAACCATCACAAAAGAAAATCAATCAAATGATGAGTGCAATGAACAAACAGCAAGAAAAAGAAAAACCAAAGAAAGCTAAGAAATAA
- a CDS encoding class I SAM-dependent methyltransferase encodes MKENKYDDKHFFEQYSQMPRSKDGLKAAGEWHEFKKLLPDFNQKVVLDLGCGFGWHCIYAAEHGAKKVLGIDLSERMLAEAKQKTTSPVVHYEQKAMEDIDIEPETYDIVLSSLALHYVASFNEICKKVNTNLKTGGTFIFSVEHPVFTADGRQDWYTDEEGNKLHWPVDRYFNESIRTSHFLGEDVQKYHRTLTTYIQTLLKNSFQINSVIEPEPAPELKDLSEMQDEYRRPMMLIISATKN; translated from the coding sequence ATGAAAGAAAACAAATATGATGACAAACACTTTTTCGAACAATATAGCCAAATGCCCCGCTCCAAAGACGGCTTAAAAGCAGCTGGCGAATGGCATGAATTTAAAAAACTACTTCCCGATTTCAACCAAAAAGTAGTTCTTGATTTAGGCTGCGGATTCGGCTGGCACTGCATTTACGCAGCTGAGCACGGTGCAAAAAAAGTTCTTGGCATCGATTTATCCGAACGAATGTTAGCTGAAGCAAAACAAAAGACAACCTCACCCGTAGTCCATTATGAGCAAAAAGCAATGGAAGATATCGACATCGAACCAGAAACTTACGATATCGTCCTCAGCTCCCTTGCCCTTCACTACGTAGCTTCTTTCAACGAGATTTGCAAAAAAGTAAATACCAACTTAAAAACTGGTGGCACCTTTATTTTCTCTGTAGAGCATCCAGTATTCACCGCAGATGGCAGACAAGATTGGTACACAGATGAAGAAGGAAACAAATTGCACTGGCCCGTTGATCGCTATTTCAACGAATCGATACGCACAAGCCACTTCCTTGGTGAGGATGTCCAAAAATATCACCGCACACTTACCACATACATCCAAACATTACTAAAAAACAGCTTCCAAATTAACAGCGTTATCGAACCAGAACCGGCTCCCGAATTAAAAGATTTATCAGAAATGCAGGATGAATACCGCCGCCCAATGATGCTGATTATATCTGCGACTAAAAACTAA
- a CDS encoding IbrB-like domain-containing protein: MNYKSPVYSVTPVHYTKLQANNYNPNTVPTVELKLLEKSIWEDGFTQPIVCYPLENSDKYEIIDGFHRYTIMTTSKRIRERENEFLPVVILEKDTVNRMASTIRHNRARGFHNVELMSNIVSELTDSGMSDSWIMKNIGMDANEILRLKQVSGLAHLFLDKEFSQASD, from the coding sequence ATGAATTACAAAAGTCCAGTATATAGCGTCACCCCCGTCCACTATACAAAACTCCAAGCAAACAACTATAACCCTAACACCGTCCCCACTGTCGAACTGAAACTACTCGAAAAATCGATTTGGGAAGACGGATTTACCCAACCAATCGTTTGCTATCCCTTGGAAAATAGCGATAAATATGAAATAATAGATGGGTTTCATCGCTACACTATTATGACTACCTCCAAGCGAATTCGCGAACGAGAAAATGAATTCCTACCAGTCGTTATTTTAGAAAAAGATACTGTAAACCGCATGGCTTCAACTATACGCCATAATCGCGCCCGAGGATTTCATAACGTTGAATTAATGTCCAACATCGTTAGCGAACTTACAGATAGCGGCATGTCCGATAGTTGGATTATGAAAAATATCGGAATGGATGCCAATGAAATCTTACGCTTAAAACAAGTGAGCGGACTTGCTCACCTCTTCTTAGATAAAGAATTCAGCCAAGCATCTGATTAA
- a CDS encoding phosphoadenosine phosphosulfate reductase, translating to MLSRTVFDASKERMEVIFSEFDNIILSFSGGKDSAVMLHLLIDYMRKNNIKRKIYVYHLDYEGQYTATTDFVTEMLTSNLDIIEPLWCCLPIAAQSAVSMFTDHWKPWEKAKKDIWVREMPTFPYVINEDNAPFDFDFQNLWDYEFNKKIINWLHTKTNAKKTIALIGIRQQESLNRYNAIHKKERMFKTYNWTTEISKNIYNAYPIHDWCVEDVWVANAKFNWSYNKIYDLFYHAGLSVHDMRVASPFNDSATESLKLYRVIEPDLWSKLVGRVNGANFTAIYGGTSAMAWKEIKLPENHTWKSYLEFLLTTLPSYTRERYLKKFKTSITYWTEKGGALKVETVEELKKLDVQADFLGKPTGNRVYTNPMEVVRFKEYPDDLKIKEFASVPTYKRMCIAILKNDYTCKYMGFGQTKLELEKRKNALEKYNNIL from the coding sequence ATGCTTTCTAGAACAGTTTTTGATGCTTCCAAAGAAAGAATGGAAGTGATTTTTTCCGAATTCGATAACATAATTCTGTCCTTTTCTGGTGGCAAAGATAGTGCGGTCATGCTCCATCTTCTTATCGATTACATGCGAAAAAACAATATTAAACGAAAAATTTATGTTTATCATTTAGACTACGAAGGTCAATACACGGCTACAACTGATTTTGTTACGGAAATGCTCACGAGTAATTTAGATATAATCGAACCGCTTTGGTGTTGCCTCCCAATCGCAGCCCAATCAGCTGTATCGATGTTTACAGATCACTGGAAGCCTTGGGAAAAAGCAAAAAAAGATATTTGGGTAAGAGAAATGCCTACATTCCCGTACGTAATAAACGAAGATAATGCGCCATTTGACTTCGATTTTCAAAACCTTTGGGACTACGAGTTTAATAAAAAAATAATTAACTGGCTACATACGAAAACTAACGCCAAAAAAACCATTGCTTTAATCGGCATTCGCCAACAAGAATCGCTTAATCGGTATAATGCCATCCATAAAAAAGAACGCATGTTTAAAACGTACAACTGGACGACCGAAATTTCCAAAAACATCTATAACGCCTATCCTATTCACGACTGGTGTGTAGAAGATGTCTGGGTGGCGAACGCTAAATTTAATTGGTCTTACAATAAAATTTATGACTTATTTTATCACGCCGGTCTCTCCGTGCACGATATGCGAGTCGCTAGCCCTTTTAACGATTCCGCAACAGAAAGCCTTAAACTTTACCGCGTCATCGAACCAGATCTTTGGTCCAAACTGGTTGGCAGAGTAAACGGTGCTAATTTTACCGCTATTTATGGTGGTACTTCTGCAATGGCTTGGAAAGAAATTAAGCTACCCGAAAACCACACCTGGAAATCGTATTTAGAATTCCTACTCACTACACTTCCAAGCTACACACGGGAACGCTATTTAAAAAAATTTAAAACGAGCATCACCTACTGGACTGAAAAAGGCGGCGCTTTAAAAGTGGAAACGGTGGAAGAATTAAAAAAACTAGATGTCCAAGCAGATTTCCTCGGCAAACCAACTGGCAACCGCGTCTATACAAACCCGATGGAAGTCGTTCGCTTTAAAGAATATCCAGACGACTTAAAAATCAAAGAATTTGCCAGTGTCCCAACATATAAGCGCATGTGCATTGCCATTTTAAAAAATGATTACACTTGTAAATATATGGGATTCGGCCAAACGAAATTAGAATTAGAGAAACGAAAGAATGCATTAGAAAAATATAATAATATTTTATGA
- a CDS encoding SNF2-related protein, translated as MTLFDNQKQALRKLKKYKVGALFMRPGSGKTRVACELINDAKPDYVLWITPFQTKENLATEIAKWGYDFPQEIIGIESLSNSDRLYLHCREKLKNSTNSYIIMDESLKIKNIHALRTQRAIKLSRLAKYKLIMNGTPLSRNILDLWSQLEFLSPKILNLSFAEFKKTFCEYVTITQLTQSKQQSMDIIKKYHNLEYLYKLITPFIFSSAHELAIKWHYIRHDFSIDDELLNQYYEIKNDYLQKAAAYTININFLEMSQVMQHCYCLSSEKFTITESLIAGKEATTIIFCKYKRSEEALQKAFPNVKITTFAKSSYGLNLQFYNQIIYFDKTFDYSQRDQSERRIYRTGQTQDCYYHDLSGNVGLDSLIDSNIYKKTNLLQEFKKELSQKNSFEVIMDAF; from the coding sequence ATGACCTTATTCGATAACCAAAAACAAGCCTTACGAAAGCTAAAAAAATACAAGGTTGGCGCACTATTTATGAGACCCGGAAGCGGAAAAACGCGTGTCGCTTGCGAATTAATCAATGATGCAAAACCCGATTACGTTTTATGGATTACCCCTTTTCAAACAAAAGAGAACCTCGCAACGGAAATAGCCAAATGGGGCTATGATTTCCCGCAAGAAATTATTGGTATTGAATCCCTTTCTAACTCCGATCGCTTATACCTTCACTGTAGGGAGAAACTCAAAAATTCAACAAATAGTTACATTATTATGGATGAAAGTTTAAAAATCAAAAATATCCATGCCCTTCGAACACAACGAGCTATCAAACTTTCTCGTTTAGCTAAATACAAATTAATTATGAACGGCACACCACTTAGTCGAAATATTTTAGATTTATGGTCTCAACTCGAATTTTTATCCCCAAAAATACTAAATCTAAGTTTCGCAGAATTCAAAAAGACCTTTTGTGAATATGTCACCATCACACAACTTACCCAAAGTAAACAACAATCGATGGACATTATAAAAAAATATCATAATTTGGAGTATTTATATAAATTAATTACCCCTTTTATCTTTAGTTCAGCACATGAATTAGCTATCAAATGGCATTATATTCGCCATGATTTTTCAATTGATGACGAACTTTTAAATCAATATTATGAAATAAAAAATGACTATCTCCAAAAAGCTGCGGCATACACAATTAATATTAATTTTTTAGAAATGTCCCAAGTCATGCAACATTGTTATTGCCTCTCCTCCGAAAAGTTCACGATTACAGAATCTTTAATCGCCGGAAAAGAAGCAACGACCATTATTTTTTGTAAATACAAACGTTCAGAAGAAGCCTTACAAAAAGCCTTTCCCAATGTTAAAATCACTACTTTTGCAAAATCTTCTTACGGTCTTAATTTGCAATTTTATAACCAAATCATTTACTTCGATAAAACGTTCGATTATTCTCAGCGTGACCAATCCGAAAGACGCATTTACCGAACAGGACAAACGCAAGACTGCTACTACCATGATTTAAGCGGCAATGTTGGACTAGATTCACTTATCGATAGCAATATTTACAAAAAAACAAACCTACTACAAGAATTCAAAAAAGAACTCTCACAAAAAAATTCTTTTGAGGTGATAATGGATGCTTTCTAG
- the pyrH gene encoding UMP kinase: MDTPDYKRVVLKLSGEALAGNDGFGINPSVVNLISAQIKEVVELGVEVAIVVGGGNIWRGKLGSEMGMDRAAADQMGMLATIMNSLSLQDSLENIGVATRVQTSIDMRQIAEPYIRRKAIRHLEKGRVVIFAGGTGNPYFSTDTAAALRAAEIEADVILMAKNNVDGVYNADPKLDENAKKYEELSYLDVIKEGLEVMDTTASSLSMDNDIPLIVFSFTEQGNNIKRVILGEKIGTTVRGKK, from the coding sequence ATGGATACCCCAGATTATAAACGAGTTGTATTAAAATTAAGCGGTGAAGCACTTGCCGGAAATGATGGCTTTGGAATTAACCCGAGCGTGGTCAATTTGATTTCTGCTCAAATCAAAGAAGTAGTAGAATTAGGAGTAGAGGTAGCTATCGTTGTTGGCGGCGGAAATATCTGGCGCGGTAAACTTGGTAGTGAAATGGGCATGGACCGTGCAGCGGCTGACCAAATGGGAATGCTTGCAACAATCATGAATTCCTTATCTTTACAAGATTCACTTGAAAATATCGGAGTTGCAACACGTGTGCAAACATCCATCGATATGCGTCAAATTGCGGAACCGTACATTCGTCGTAAAGCGATTCGTCATCTTGAAAAAGGTCGTGTCGTTATTTTTGCAGGCGGAACAGGTAACCCATACTTCTCCACAGATACAGCGGCAGCACTTAGAGCGGCTGAAATCGAAGCAGATGTAATCTTAATGGCGAAAAACAATGTAGATGGTGTCTACAATGCCGATCCAAAACTAGATGAAAATGCGAAAAAATACGAAGAGCTATCTTACCTTGATGTAATTAAAGAAGGTTTAGAAGTAATGGATACAACTGCATCGTCCCTAAGCATGGACAATGACATTCCATTAATCGTCTTCTCGTTTACAGAACAAGGCAATAATATTAAACGCGTTATTTTAGGTGAAAAAATCGGAACTACTGTTAGGGGGAAAAAATAA
- the frr gene encoding ribosome recycling factor: MSKEVLSKSKEKMEKAEQALTRQLGTIRAGRANASLLDRLSVDYYGAATPVNQMASISVPEARMLLITPYDKTVLGEIEKAILKSDLGLTPNNDGSVLRLSIPQLTEERRKELVKEVKKEAEEAKVAVRNIRREANEELKKLEKSGDITEDDLRSYGEDVQKLTDESIKNIDKITKDKEAEILEV; the protein is encoded by the coding sequence ATGAGTAAAGAAGTATTATCTAAATCCAAAGAAAAAATGGAAAAAGCAGAACAAGCGCTAACAAGACAACTAGGTACTATCCGCGCTGGTCGTGCGAATGCGTCACTTCTTGACCGTTTATCTGTAGACTATTACGGAGCAGCTACACCAGTTAACCAAATGGCTTCTATCAGCGTACCAGAAGCTAGAATGCTACTTATTACACCTTACGATAAAACGGTTTTAGGTGAAATCGAAAAAGCTATTTTGAAATCAGACTTAGGTTTGACTCCAAATAACGATGGTTCTGTATTACGTTTATCGATTCCACAATTAACAGAAGAACGTCGTAAAGAGTTAGTAAAAGAAGTGAAAAAAGAAGCAGAAGAAGCGAAAGTTGCTGTTCGTAACATTCGTCGTGAAGCTAATGAAGAACTGAAAAAATTAGAAAAAAGTGGCGATATAACAGAAGACGATTTGCGTTCATATGGTGAAGACGTTCAAAAATTAACAGACGAAAGCATCAAGAACATCGACAAAATCACGAAAGACAAAGAAGCGGAAATCTTAGAAGTTTAA
- a CDS encoding isoprenyl transferase, producing the protein MFKKLFRQDENILNSELAEDLPIPRHVAIIMDGNGRWAKKRFLPRIAGHKEGMDVVKRVTRYANAIGIDVLTLYAFSTENWKRPTDEVDFLMKLPVEFFDSFVPELIEENVRVNVMGYRENLPDHTMRAVEKAIADTAHCTGLTLNFALNYGGRSEIITAAKEAMKELVRDGKSSEDLTEELLSNHLMSSGLGDPDLLIRTSGELRLSNFMLWQLAYSEFYFTETHWPDFSKEDFLQAIIEYQNRSRRFGGL; encoded by the coding sequence ATGTTTAAAAAGCTATTTCGACAAGATGAAAATATATTAAATAGTGAACTTGCAGAAGATTTACCAATTCCACGCCATGTTGCTATTATCATGGATGGAAATGGGAGATGGGCAAAAAAACGTTTCTTACCGAGAATTGCCGGACATAAAGAAGGTATGGATGTCGTGAAGCGAGTGACACGTTATGCGAATGCAATTGGTATTGATGTACTTACGCTCTATGCATTTTCAACTGAAAACTGGAAACGTCCTACAGATGAAGTGGATTTTTTAATGAAGCTACCTGTAGAATTTTTTGACTCATTTGTGCCAGAGTTGATTGAAGAAAATGTTCGTGTTAATGTGATGGGGTACCGGGAAAATTTACCGGATCATACCATGCGTGCCGTTGAGAAAGCCATTGCTGATACAGCGCATTGTACTGGGCTTACGCTTAATTTTGCGCTTAACTACGGTGGACGTTCAGAAATCATCACTGCTGCAAAAGAAGCAATGAAAGAGTTAGTTCGTGACGGGAAGTCATCAGAGGATTTAACGGAAGAATTGTTAAGTAATCATTTGATGAGTAGCGGTTTAGGCGATCCCGATTTATTAATTCGGACTAGCGGCGAGCTACGATTAAGTAATTTTATGCTTTGGCAACTTGCTTATAGCGAGTTTTATTTTACAGAAACACATTGGCCTGATTTTTCAAAAGAAGATTTTTTACAGGCGATTATTGAATATCAAAACCGGTCACGTCGTTTTGGAGGGCTCTAG
- a CDS encoding phosphatidate cytidylyltransferase, with product MKTRIITAVVALIFFIPFVVYGGIPFELLSILLATIALYEVLVMTKQRIFSMNGIITLLLMWLVVVPDRYLNFLDTLHINEMEVIFILMALLLANTVFSRNKFHFDQVGICMVVAFYTGFGFHYLALTREAGLMYVLFALFIVWSTDTGAYFIGRAIGKHKLAPNVSPNKTVEGFIGGIVCALVFAGGFYYFAELPGNIALVLALLVFLSIFGQLGDLVESALKRFYGVKDSGKILPGHGGILDRFDSLLFVLPLLHILQII from the coding sequence TTGAAAACGAGAATTATTACTGCAGTTGTTGCGCTTATATTTTTTATTCCATTCGTTGTCTACGGGGGAATTCCATTTGAACTATTAAGTATTCTACTAGCGACGATTGCTTTATACGAAGTACTTGTAATGACAAAGCAACGAATTTTTTCGATGAATGGAATAATTACTTTACTATTGATGTGGTTAGTTGTCGTGCCAGATAGATATTTGAACTTTTTAGATACACTGCATATTAATGAGATGGAAGTTATTTTCATTTTAATGGCTCTATTGCTTGCTAATACAGTGTTTTCGCGAAACAAATTCCATTTTGATCAAGTGGGGATTTGTATGGTTGTGGCTTTTTATACAGGGTTTGGTTTCCATTACTTGGCGCTTACTCGTGAAGCCGGATTAATGTATGTACTTTTTGCGCTATTCATTGTTTGGTCAACCGATACGGGGGCTTATTTTATTGGGAGAGCAATTGGGAAACACAAATTAGCACCGAATGTTAGCCCGAATAAGACAGTTGAAGGCTTTATTGGCGGGATTGTATGTGCGCTTGTATTTGCAGGTGGTTTTTATTATTTTGCGGAACTACCAGGAAATATTGCGCTCGTTTTAGCACTTTTAGTATTTCTATCTATTTTTGGGCAGCTTGGGGACTTGGTCGAATCAGCTCTAAAACGCTTCTATGGTGTAAAAGATTCTGGGAAAATCTTACCTGGACACGGCGGTATTTTAGACAGATTTGATAGCTTGTTGTTCGTTTTACCTCTGCTACATATACTTCAAATTATTTAA
- a CDS encoding 1-deoxy-D-xylulose-5-phosphate reductoisomerase produces MKKIILLGATGSIGTQTLAIIRENPEKFQLVALSFGRNMERGRAIIQEFKPKVVAVWHTRDRVTLEAEFPNVKFFNGLQGLREVATYLDGDVLLNAVMGSVGLLPTLDAIETGKAIAIANKETLVTAGHLVMRAAKEKNVSLLPVDSEHSAILQALNGENPERIEKLVLTASGGSFRDKTREQLSEVTVKEALKHPNWNMGNKLTIDSATMFNKGLEVMEAHWLFGVSYDDIEVVIQRESIIHSMVQFVDGSFIAQLGTPDMRMPIQYALTYPDRLYIPYEKEFRITDFSALHFEKVDYERFPALKLAYNAGKIGGTMPTVLNAANEIAVAGFLNGQVAFYNIEALVENAMNRHTSISEPDLDTILQVDQETRAYVKTLL; encoded by the coding sequence ATGAAGAAAATTATTTTACTAGGTGCAACTGGTTCGATTGGAACACAAACGCTTGCGATTATTCGAGAAAACCCGGAAAAGTTTCAACTTGTTGCGCTTAGTTTTGGGCGGAATATGGAACGTGGTAGGGCGATTATTCAAGAATTTAAGCCGAAAGTGGTCGCTGTTTGGCACACGAGAGATCGTGTTACTCTAGAAGCAGAATTTCCAAATGTGAAATTTTTTAATGGTTTACAAGGGCTTAGGGAAGTAGCGACTTATTTAGATGGTGATGTGCTTTTAAATGCGGTGATGGGTAGCGTTGGGTTACTACCGACACTAGATGCCATTGAAACGGGCAAAGCGATTGCGATTGCGAATAAGGAAACACTTGTCACTGCTGGTCATTTAGTCATGCGTGCGGCGAAAGAAAAAAACGTTTCGCTATTACCTGTTGATAGTGAACATTCTGCTATTTTACAAGCATTAAACGGAGAAAATCCAGAAAGAATAGAGAAATTAGTTCTGACAGCGAGCGGTGGAAGTTTCCGTGATAAAACGCGGGAGCAACTGAGCGAAGTTACGGTGAAAGAAGCATTAAAACATCCGAACTGGAACATGGGAAATAAATTAACGATTGATTCTGCAACGATGTTTAATAAAGGTTTAGAAGTAATGGAAGCGCACTGGTTATTTGGTGTAAGTTACGATGATATTGAAGTGGTTATTCAGCGCGAAAGTATCATTCATTCAATGGTGCAGTTCGTCGATGGCAGCTTCATTGCCCAACTTGGCACGCCAGACATGCGGATGCCAATTCAATATGCTTTAACCTATCCCGACAGACTCTATATACCGTATGAAAAAGAATTCCGGATTACTGATTTTTCCGCACTTCATTTTGAAAAAGTGGATTATGAAAGATTTCCGGCATTGAAACTCGCGTATAATGCTGGTAAAATAGGTGGAACAATGCCGACAGTTTTAAATGCGGCAAATGAAATTGCTGTTGCTGGCTTTTTAAATGGACAGGTGGCTTTTTATAATATTGAAGCACTTGTTGAAAATGCAATGAACCGTCATACTAGCATTTCTGAACCTGACTTGGACACCATTCTACAAGTTGATCAAGAAACACGCGCGTATGTAAAGACACTTTTATAG